One Polypterus senegalus isolate Bchr_013 chromosome 10, ASM1683550v1, whole genome shotgun sequence DNA segment encodes these proteins:
- the LOC120537086 gene encoding retinoic acid-induced protein 3-like, which produces MIPAITLVVLFLLFHSESSNAQDSNNTSSVPAGCGSNLGSDYYLLCDKNSSWGIVLETLATAGVVVSLVLMIILVGSVPFVKDRRKRANAALLFFFLLGTFGLFGLTFAFIIKSNERTCPTRIFLFGVLFAMCFSSLFCHNLRLMGLVRNGKGFVTGGWAVALLIALTLVQVIIAIEWLITVLVRDNQLCNYFQYEFVTLLIYVMFLLVLAWITSLFVFCGVHKEWKKHGAFVFLTTDFTICIWVVWIIMLTRGNVDINKRPLWDDPVLSIALVSNAWVFILFYVIPEIHYLNCGNKDDIYDDATSAMPTLTYQKHGLENQMFRKDEGDDDLPKDNHLYMDSPYDSTLPMRNLGPSRDFSIPRPHTKNSENGPEHPYNEYYGRKP; this is translated from the exons ATGATTCCTGCCATTACATTGGTGGTCCTGTTCCTGCTGTTCCATTCGGAGTCAAGCAATGCTCAGGACAGCAATAACACGTCTTCTGTGCCTGCTGGCTGTGGGAGTAACCTTGGTTCAGACTATTATTTACTGTGTGATAAAAATTCCAGCTGGGGCATCGTTCTGGAAACCTTGGCAACTGCTGGCGTCGTCGTCTCACTGGTTTTAATGATCATCCTAGTGGGAAGCGTTCCGTTTGTGAAGGACCGCAGGAAAAGGGCCAATGCTgcattgctgttctttttcctgctGGGCACATTTGGCCTGTTTGGCTTAACTTTCGCATTCATCATCAAATCAAATGAAAGGACCTGTCCAACTCGCATCTTTCTGTTTGGGGTCCTGTTTGCAATGTGCTTCTCCTCCCTTTTTTGCCATAATTTGCGACTCATGGGCCTGGTGCGCAATGGAAAGGGCTTTGTGACGGGAGGCTGGGCAGTCGCTTTGCTCATCGCCCTGACCCTTGTCCAGGTGATAATTGCAATTGAGTGGCTGATCACAGTCCTGGTGCGGGACAACCAACTCTGCAATTATTTCCAATACGAGTTTGTCACATTGCTCATCTATGTGATGTTTCTGCTGGTGCTGGCCTGGATAACGTCCCTGTTTGTATTCTGTGGGGTACACAAAGAATGGAAGAAGCATGGAGCTTTTGTGTTTCTCACCACTGACTTCACTATTTGCATATGGGTGGTGTGGATCATCATGCTCACTCGGGGAAATGTGGATATAAACAAACGGCCACTTTGGGATGACCCAGTGCTTAGCATTGCTCTTGTCTCAAATGCCTGGGTTTTCATCCTCTTCTACGTGATTCCAGAGATTCACTACCTGAACTGCGGCAACAAGGATGATATATACGACGATGCAACTTCTGCAATGCCAACCCTTACATACCAGAAACATGGTCTGGAAAACCAAATGTTCAGAAAAGACGAAGGTGACGATG ATCTCCCCAAAGATAACCACCTTTATATGGATTCACCCTATGATTCAACACTGCCCATGCGG aaCCTGGGACCAAGCCGTGATTTTTCTATCCCTCGTCCTcacacaaaaaattcagaaaatgggcCTGAGCACCCTTATAATGAATATTATGGTCGTAAGCCATAG